In a genomic window of Aeromicrobium panaciterrae:
- a CDS encoding EamA family transporter: MTARNPRLGIVLVLIGAVLFGLNGGVSRVAMATELTPEMFTTLRITGATLVFVLYAALFRRSALKRPTGTSFLLIVGLGLVGVVALQLTYNVAITRLPLGIALLIEYLAPVLVVLWVRFVRHEEVRPRMWLAVSLALVGLAVVSRVWNGLTFDGLGVVMALLAAVSFAAYFLLAEHNVGVDDPLRVILWAFVVATVVMNLIQPIWTSPGLGGSTSMLGRLEDLSAAPWLVVAWVVVFGTVAPFFLQMVALRHIPATIVTVIAMLEPVIANVLGWAWFRESLTPVQVLGALAVLGGIILAQTSRTTAPAALPPQ, encoded by the coding sequence GTGACAGCCCGCAACCCTCGACTCGGCATCGTGCTGGTCCTGATCGGGGCTGTGCTGTTCGGCTTGAACGGTGGCGTCTCGCGCGTCGCCATGGCGACCGAGCTGACACCCGAGATGTTCACAACGCTCCGCATCACCGGCGCGACCCTGGTGTTTGTTCTGTACGCCGCGCTCTTCCGCCGATCCGCCTTGAAGCGGCCAACCGGAACGTCATTCCTGCTGATCGTCGGGCTCGGACTGGTTGGCGTCGTCGCGCTGCAGCTGACCTACAACGTCGCGATCACCCGTCTGCCTCTCGGCATCGCCCTGCTGATCGAATACCTGGCGCCAGTGCTGGTCGTGTTGTGGGTGCGCTTTGTCCGACATGAAGAGGTGCGCCCCCGTATGTGGCTGGCCGTATCTCTCGCCCTCGTCGGACTCGCGGTCGTGAGTCGCGTGTGGAATGGACTCACCTTCGACGGTCTCGGCGTCGTGATGGCGTTGCTGGCTGCAGTGAGCTTCGCGGCCTACTTCCTGCTCGCCGAACACAACGTCGGTGTCGATGACCCGCTGCGCGTCATCCTCTGGGCCTTCGTCGTGGCAACCGTGGTGATGAACCTGATCCAGCCGATCTGGACGTCGCCCGGGCTGGGTGGGAGCACGAGCATGCTCGGCCGCCTCGAGGATCTGTCCGCCGCACCGTGGCTGGTGGTGGCCTGGGTCGTCGTGTTCGGCACCGTCGCACCGTTCTTCCTGCAGATGGTCGCGCTGCGCCACATACCCGCCACGATCGTCACCGTCATCGCCATGCTCGAACCGGTCATCGCGAACGTGCTCGGGTGGGCGTGGTTCCGTGAATCGCTCACCCCGGTGCAGGTGCTCGGCGCCCTCGCCGTACTCGGCGGCATCATCCTGGCGCAAACCTCACGTACGACGGCTCCCGCGGCGCTGCCGCCGCAATAA
- the hisC gene encoding histidinol-phosphate transaminase, whose product MTSPSARRALDGIPVYKPGKSAADENYKLSSNENPYGPLPGVMERAAGQLGRINRYPDAGMTVLYDALGAKFKLSPDHFAAGTGSVAVLFALLNAHCEAGDEIIYAWRSFEAYPIAADLTGATTTRVPLRDDATHDLDAMAAAITDRTRVVLVCTPNNPTGPIVKQADLEAFLAKVPAGVIVVVDEAYVEFVRDPDAADGLALLAAHDNVVVLRTFSKAYGLAGLRVGYAIAQPAVAESIRKATAPFSVTDLAQAAAVASLDSEAELTARVESIVKEREVMLAALRGQGWDVPEAQGNFVWLPLGDDAMEFAAACDPVSVRPFAGDGVRISVGDPAVNAEFVALAAAWREVH is encoded by the coding sequence ATGACGAGTCCATCCGCACGCAGAGCGCTTGATGGCATCCCTGTCTACAAGCCGGGGAAGTCCGCTGCGGACGAGAACTACAAACTGTCGAGCAACGAGAACCCGTACGGTCCGCTGCCCGGTGTGATGGAGCGCGCGGCCGGTCAGCTCGGTCGGATCAACCGCTATCCCGACGCCGGCATGACCGTGCTCTATGACGCGCTGGGCGCCAAGTTCAAGCTCTCGCCTGATCACTTCGCGGCTGGCACCGGCTCGGTTGCCGTCCTGTTCGCGCTGCTCAATGCGCATTGCGAGGCCGGCGACGAGATCATCTACGCCTGGCGCTCCTTCGAGGCCTATCCGATCGCTGCCGACCTCACCGGCGCGACGACCACGCGGGTGCCGCTTCGCGACGATGCGACCCATGATCTCGATGCCATGGCGGCGGCCATCACCGATCGCACTCGCGTCGTGCTGGTGTGCACGCCCAACAACCCGACCGGTCCGATCGTCAAGCAGGCCGATCTCGAGGCATTCCTCGCCAAGGTTCCGGCCGGAGTGATCGTGGTGGTCGACGAGGCATACGTGGAGTTCGTCCGCGATCCCGACGCCGCCGATGGCCTCGCTCTGCTCGCCGCGCACGACAACGTTGTCGTCCTCCGTACGTTCTCCAAGGCGTACGGGCTCGCAGGTCTGCGGGTTGGCTATGCCATCGCACAGCCGGCGGTCGCCGAGTCGATCCGCAAGGCGACCGCGCCGTTCAGCGTCACCGATCTTGCCCAGGCGGCTGCCGTTGCATCGCTCGATTCGGAGGCCGAGCTGACCGCTCGAGTCGAGTCGATCGTCAAGGAGCGCGAGGTCATGCTGGCTGCCCTACGAGGGCAGGGTTGGGATGTGCCCGAGGCGCAGGGCAACTTCGTGTGGCTGCCGCTCGGCGATGACGCAATGGAATTTGCGGCGGCCTGCGATCCCGTGTCGGTGCGCCCGTTCGCAGGTGACGGCGTACGCATCAGCGTCGGCGATCCGGCGGTCAACGCGGAGTTCGTCGCCCTCGCCGCCGCGTGGCGCGAAGTTCACTAA
- a CDS encoding alpha/beta hydrolase-fold protein, producing the protein MSRRFIAAIVLTAALVAPTSIAQASPPDNSDGLTVMGTQVIDARQTEYTVSTAALKKPVRIRVVMPTGYDSSSSTRYPVLYLYHGTSGRPSDWIGAGDALATTAGKNVILVLPEAGYDGDGGGFFNDEWNGGKRGGSKWETFEYDQVIPWIDHNFPTIADRDHRAIAGLSQGGYGAAHGAALHPDKFTSLATFSGAPEIFRNSVVRAGASFVIEAITVGLNGLPPFTILGDPLLNAVHWQGHDPGTLVENFRGMDVSLWTATGIPGELDSPENQYGGGAGNVIEGATHISTLAFSSSLKNAGIPHRLDNYVFGTHSFPYWAQDFREYLPMLMDRFAHPVPTPTTITYSSTAKAYNQWGWSVAVNRTTAEKLTALTAASKLHFGFRGSDPATIVTPPWYVPGTTKTIEIASKAPNQTLQVVVDPSGRLTIQVPGASTVFVH; encoded by the coding sequence ATGTCCCGTCGTTTCATTGCCGCGATCGTGCTGACTGCAGCACTCGTCGCGCCCACATCGATCGCCCAGGCCTCACCGCCTGACAACAGTGACGGCCTCACGGTCATGGGTACACAGGTGATCGACGCGAGGCAGACCGAGTACACCGTCTCGACAGCGGCTCTGAAGAAGCCCGTACGCATCCGCGTCGTGATGCCGACCGGGTATGACTCGAGCTCATCGACCCGCTACCCGGTCCTGTACCTCTATCACGGCACGTCAGGCCGCCCCTCGGACTGGATCGGCGCCGGAGATGCCCTCGCCACCACGGCCGGCAAGAACGTCATTCTCGTCCTGCCCGAAGCGGGCTACGACGGCGACGGCGGTGGCTTCTTCAATGACGAGTGGAATGGCGGAAAGCGCGGCGGCTCGAAGTGGGAGACCTTCGAGTACGACCAGGTGATCCCGTGGATCGACCACAACTTCCCGACCATCGCCGACCGCGACCACCGAGCCATCGCCGGCCTGTCACAGGGCGGATACGGCGCTGCACACGGCGCCGCATTGCACCCTGACAAGTTCACCTCGCTCGCCACGTTCTCCGGAGCACCCGAGATCTTCAGGAACTCCGTCGTACGCGCGGGTGCGAGCTTCGTCATCGAAGCCATTACCGTCGGGCTCAACGGTCTGCCGCCCTTCACGATCCTGGGCGATCCGCTCCTCAATGCCGTGCACTGGCAGGGCCACGATCCGGGCACGCTGGTGGAGAACTTCCGCGGCATGGACGTCAGCCTCTGGACGGCGACGGGAATCCCGGGCGAACTGGACTCACCCGAGAACCAGTACGGCGGTGGCGCGGGCAATGTCATCGAAGGTGCGACGCACATCTCGACGCTGGCGTTTTCGTCGAGCCTCAAGAACGCGGGTATTCCGCACCGCCTCGACAACTACGTGTTCGGCACCCATTCGTTCCCGTATTGGGCCCAGGACTTCCGCGAGTACCTGCCGATGCTGATGGATCGGTTCGCCCACCCGGTGCCGACGCCGACGACGATTACGTACTCATCGACCGCCAAGGCTTACAACCAGTGGGGCTGGAGTGTCGCGGTGAACCGGACGACCGCCGAGAAGCTCACGGCGCTCACGGCAGCGTCGAAGCTGCACTTCGGCTTCCGAGGCAGCGATCCAGCGACCATCGTCACGCCGCCCTGGTACGTACCCGGCACGACGAAGACCATCGAGATTGCATCCAAGGCCCCCAATCAGACGCTGCAGGTTGTGGTCGACCCGAGCGGGCGACTGACCATTCAGGTTCCCGGCGCGTCCACTGTCTTCGTCCACTGA
- the pdhA gene encoding pyruvate dehydrogenase (acetyl-transferring) E1 component subunit alpha, giving the protein MSLTTPDTYMADDPAGDFPIVQLLTPEGERVSHPEFAYDGDDESIRELYRDLVLMRRVDFEAHALQRHGEIGLWPPAQGQEAAQIGSGRALRKQDFAFPTYREHGVALCRGVEPGKLVGLFRGTELGGWDPNEHGIALYSIVIGAQTLHATGYAMGLTLDGAVGHNDPDRDAAVIAYFGDGATSQGSVNEAFDWAAVFNAPVVFFCQNNQYAISASTDRQTRGPIAQRAGGFGFRGMRVDGNDVLACHAVTKAALQKARDGEGPTLIEAYTYRMGAHTTSDDPTRYRETAEVETWKLKDPIERVKRYLQVQGTPQEFFDALDAEAEVLGKNLREACKALPEPDLEALFSMVYVDGETPELLEQKAAYVAFRDGLETEGTPA; this is encoded by the coding sequence ATGAGCTTGACCACGCCTGACACCTACATGGCTGACGATCCAGCGGGAGACTTCCCGATCGTTCAGCTCCTGACGCCCGAAGGCGAGCGCGTCAGCCACCCTGAGTTCGCTTATGACGGCGACGACGAGAGCATCCGCGAGCTCTACCGCGACCTCGTCCTCATGCGCCGCGTCGACTTTGAGGCACACGCGCTGCAGCGTCACGGCGAGATCGGACTATGGCCTCCGGCGCAGGGTCAGGAAGCCGCCCAGATCGGTTCGGGTCGCGCTCTTCGCAAGCAGGATTTTGCCTTTCCGACCTATCGCGAGCACGGAGTTGCGCTGTGCCGCGGAGTCGAACCGGGCAAGCTCGTCGGACTCTTCCGAGGTACTGAGCTCGGCGGCTGGGACCCCAACGAGCACGGCATCGCGCTGTACAGCATCGTGATCGGCGCGCAGACCCTCCACGCGACGGGCTACGCGATGGGCCTGACCCTCGATGGAGCAGTCGGCCACAACGATCCTGACCGCGACGCCGCGGTCATCGCCTACTTCGGCGATGGTGCAACCAGCCAGGGCAGTGTCAACGAGGCATTCGACTGGGCGGCGGTCTTCAATGCTCCCGTCGTGTTCTTCTGCCAGAACAACCAGTACGCGATCTCGGCGTCCACAGATCGACAGACTCGTGGTCCGATCGCCCAGCGCGCTGGCGGCTTCGGCTTCCGGGGAATGCGCGTTGACGGCAACGATGTCCTCGCATGCCATGCAGTGACCAAGGCGGCTTTGCAGAAGGCGCGCGATGGTGAGGGTCCGACCCTGATCGAGGCATACACCTATCGCATGGGCGCGCACACGACGTCCGACGACCCGACCCGCTACCGCGAGACTGCCGAAGTCGAGACCTGGAAGCTCAAGGACCCGATCGAGCGCGTGAAGCGTTACCTGCAGGTGCAGGGCACGCCGCAGGAGTTCTTCGATGCCCTCGATGCTGAGGCCGAAGTGCTGGGCAAGAACCTGCGCGAGGCGTGCAAGGCGCTGCCGGAGCCCGATCTTGAGGCGCTGTTCAGCATGGTTTACGTCGATGGCGAGACGCCTGAGCTGCTTGAACAGAAGGCGGCGTACGTCGCGTTCAGAGATGGCCTCGAGACAGAAGGGACACCCGCATGA
- a CDS encoding alpha-ketoacid dehydrogenase subunit beta produces the protein MTKMPLSKGLNAGLRAAMEADEKVLIMGEDVGRLGGVFRITDGLQKDFGESRVIDSPLSEQGILGTAVGMAMRGYRPVLEIQFDGFVYPAYDQIVSQVAKFHFRSAGKVKMPMVIRIPFGGGIGAVEHHSESPEGQFALTAGLKVVACSNANDAYWMIQQAIASDDPIVFMEPKRRYWDQGEVDLDHDPFPLHKSRIVREGTDATLIAYGPMVKTCLESADAAAEDGVNLEVIDLRTLSPLDLDPVYDSVRKTGHAVVVHEAAQTLGLGAEISSRITETCFYSLEAPVLRVTGYDMPYPPSRTEEEFLPGLDRVLDAVDRSLEY, from the coding sequence ATGACGAAGATGCCCCTCTCCAAAGGTTTGAACGCCGGACTGCGCGCGGCCATGGAGGCCGACGAGAAGGTCCTGATCATGGGCGAGGATGTCGGCCGACTCGGTGGCGTCTTCCGCATCACGGACGGACTTCAGAAGGACTTCGGCGAGAGCCGGGTCATCGATTCCCCGCTCTCCGAGCAGGGCATCCTCGGCACCGCGGTCGGTATGGCGATGCGCGGCTATCGCCCCGTGCTTGAGATCCAGTTCGACGGTTTCGTCTACCCCGCGTACGACCAGATCGTCAGCCAGGTCGCGAAGTTCCACTTCCGCAGCGCCGGCAAGGTCAAGATGCCGATGGTCATCCGCATCCCATTCGGTGGAGGTATCGGCGCAGTTGAGCACCACTCGGAGAGCCCCGAGGGTCAGTTCGCGCTGACTGCCGGCCTCAAGGTCGTCGCGTGCTCCAACGCCAACGACGCCTACTGGATGATTCAGCAGGCCATCGCGAGTGACGACCCGATCGTGTTCATGGAGCCCAAGCGTCGCTACTGGGATCAGGGCGAGGTCGACCTCGACCACGACCCGTTCCCGCTGCACAAGTCGCGCATCGTTCGTGAAGGCACCGACGCGACCCTGATCGCGTACGGGCCGATGGTCAAGACGTGCCTGGAGTCCGCTGACGCGGCAGCTGAGGACGGAGTCAACCTCGAGGTCATCGACCTGCGTACGTTGTCGCCGCTCGACCTCGACCCGGTCTATGACTCGGTGCGCAAGACGGGTCACGCCGTCGTCGTGCACGAGGCTGCCCAGACCCTCGGCCTTGGTGCCGAGATCTCCTCGCGCATCACCGAGACCTGCTTCTACAGCCTTGAGGCGCCGGTACTCCGCGTCACTGGCTACGACATGCCGTATCCGCCGAGCCGCACCGAGGAAGAGTTCCTGCCGGGACTCGACCGCGTGCTCGACGCCGTCGACCGTTCGCTGGAGTACTGA
- a CDS encoding dihydrolipoamide acetyltransferase family protein yields MSEFKLPDVGEGLTEAEIVLWKVKVGDVIKVNDIIVDIETAKSIVELPSPYEGTIDALLVAEGETVAVGTPIIRILSADEAATPEAAAPAAAAPAVSAPTASDFSTPEFIGAPAAVGSAQAAEPSAPPEERQKVLVGYGPRASSLKRRARKGAVASVDTEKVSQRKPLRALAKPPVRKLAKDLGVDLGSVPSAGEIITRADVEAFAGLAETPAAPAARPSSVGDVRVPIKGVRKMTAAAMVSSAFTAPHVTEWVTVDVTRTMDLVKQLKKDPAFKDVRVSPLLIVAKAVLLAMKHTPEINSSWDEAAQEIVLKGSVNLGIAAATPRGLVVPNVVGADSMTMVELGQAFGELITTARDGKTQPAQMAGGSFTITNIGVFGIDAGTPILNPGEAGILAVGAINKRPWVGDNDEIVARWVTTLALSFDHRLVDGEQGSHFLADVAAILRDPAVALTY; encoded by the coding sequence ATGAGTGAGTTCAAGCTTCCCGACGTTGGTGAAGGCCTGACCGAGGCAGAGATCGTTCTGTGGAAGGTCAAGGTCGGCGACGTCATCAAGGTCAACGACATCATCGTCGACATCGAGACAGCCAAGTCGATCGTCGAACTGCCCAGCCCGTACGAAGGCACCATCGACGCCCTGCTCGTCGCCGAAGGTGAGACGGTCGCGGTCGGTACGCCGATCATCCGCATCCTGTCGGCAGACGAGGCGGCAACACCTGAAGCCGCAGCGCCTGCGGCCGCAGCCCCCGCGGTGAGTGCGCCAACGGCCAGCGACTTCTCGACCCCAGAGTTCATCGGCGCACCCGCGGCCGTTGGCTCGGCTCAGGCCGCCGAGCCGTCCGCACCTCCGGAAGAGCGCCAGAAGGTGCTCGTTGGCTACGGTCCGCGCGCATCGTCGCTCAAGCGCCGCGCCCGCAAGGGCGCTGTCGCGTCGGTCGACACCGAGAAGGTTTCTCAGCGCAAGCCGCTGCGTGCGCTGGCCAAGCCGCCCGTACGCAAGCTCGCCAAGGATCTCGGAGTGGACCTCGGCTCGGTGCCGAGCGCCGGCGAGATCATTACTCGTGCTGACGTCGAGGCGTTCGCCGGGCTCGCTGAGACGCCGGCTGCTCCTGCGGCCCGACCGTCGTCCGTTGGCGACGTACGCGTGCCGATCAAGGGTGTTCGCAAGATGACTGCCGCCGCCATGGTGTCGTCGGCCTTCACTGCGCCACACGTCACCGAATGGGTCACGGTCGATGTCACCCGGACGATGGATCTGGTCAAACAGCTCAAGAAGGACCCCGCGTTCAAGGACGTCCGGGTCTCACCTCTGCTGATCGTCGCCAAGGCAGTGCTGCTCGCGATGAAACACACGCCCGAGATCAACTCGTCGTGGGACGAGGCCGCCCAGGAGATCGTGCTCAAGGGCTCGGTCAACCTCGGCATCGCCGCCGCAACCCCGCGCGGACTGGTCGTACCCAACGTTGTTGGTGCCGACTCGATGACGATGGTCGAGCTGGGGCAGGCGTTCGGTGAGCTCATCACCACGGCCCGCGACGGCAAGACGCAGCCCGCCCAGATGGCTGGTGGATCGTTCACGATCACCAACATCGGCGTTTTCGGTATCGACGCGGGAACACCGATTCTCAACCCGGGTGAAGCCGGCATCCTCGCTGTGGGTGCGATCAACAAGCGCCCGTGGGTCGGTGACAACGATGAGATCGTTGCCCGCTGGGTCACGACGTTGGCACTGAGCTTCGATCACCGTCTGGTCGACGGCGAACAGGGCTCGCATTTCCTCGCCGATGTCGCCGCGATCCTGCGCGATCCGGCAGTTGCGCTGACCTACTAG
- a CDS encoding HNH endonuclease signature motif containing protein has product MFTEIATEDVLRAVRAHDFEDESELSFGAARIDALVALERLSRVVSSEQARHIAALHESRAEDMGIGRGDPTLSVIGEVAMARNIGPSAAGTQVGLALGLKRLPRVAELFSDGVIPQPVAQAVVNESVCLDVDDSIVFDGEIAPRLPGLTAKKAAKAARREVVRIDVEAARARAERNRADQRVSMFPDTDGVAILQVRGPAEQILASYNALDSWARGLRSAGDERTVGQIMAQTLVERVTGLASADAIDVEIQLVVDAPTLLGQDGEPVDLVGYGPISPDVSDDLIAHAPNPSIRRLLTDPIDGALLVREPRRRRFDSPTRRHIRTRDRICRMPGCDATIRDDDHIHDHSLGGLTTADNGQGLCKRSHTIKSLPGWKVTSQGKTTIWQTPTGHTYRSDPPSVLPRSQPGHLRQ; this is encoded by the coding sequence ATGTTCACCGAAATCGCCACCGAGGACGTGCTCAGGGCTGTCCGCGCGCACGATTTCGAGGATGAATCAGAACTCAGTTTTGGTGCTGCCCGCATCGATGCGCTGGTGGCGCTTGAGCGGCTGTCTCGCGTGGTCAGTTCCGAGCAGGCGAGGCACATTGCCGCGCTGCACGAGTCGCGCGCTGAGGACATGGGGATCGGTCGTGGCGACCCAACGCTGTCTGTCATCGGCGAGGTGGCGATGGCTCGCAACATCGGACCGTCAGCCGCAGGCACCCAAGTGGGTCTGGCCCTCGGGCTCAAGCGATTGCCGCGGGTTGCCGAGCTGTTCAGCGACGGTGTGATTCCTCAGCCAGTCGCGCAGGCCGTCGTCAACGAATCAGTGTGTCTCGACGTTGATGACTCGATCGTGTTCGACGGTGAGATCGCTCCGCGGCTACCAGGCCTGACGGCCAAGAAGGCGGCCAAGGCCGCGCGGCGTGAAGTCGTGCGGATCGACGTAGAGGCTGCCCGCGCTCGTGCCGAGCGCAACCGCGCCGACCAGCGCGTGTCGATGTTTCCCGACACCGATGGCGTCGCGATCCTGCAGGTTCGCGGACCGGCCGAACAGATTCTCGCCTCCTACAACGCCCTCGACTCGTGGGCTCGCGGTCTCCGTTCGGCCGGTGATGAGCGCACCGTCGGCCAGATCATGGCCCAGACCCTGGTTGAGCGTGTCACCGGACTCGCTAGTGCCGATGCGATCGATGTCGAGATCCAGCTCGTCGTGGATGCGCCCACCCTGCTCGGTCAGGATGGCGAACCGGTCGACCTCGTTGGCTACGGCCCCATCAGCCCTGATGTGTCAGACGACCTCATCGCCCACGCACCCAATCCGTCGATCCGCCGCCTGCTGACGGACCCGATCGACGGCGCACTCCTCGTACGCGAACCCCGCCGTCGGCGCTTCGACTCACCAACGCGCAGGCACATTCGGACCCGTGACCGGATCTGTCGCATGCCGGGGTGCGATGCCACGATCCGCGATGACGACCACATTCATGACCACTCGCTCGGCGGACTCACGACAGCCGACAACGGCCAAGGCCTCTGCAAGAGGTCGCACACCATCAAGTCTTTGCCGGGCTGGAAGGTCACGTCTCAGGGCAAGACCACGATCTGGCAGACACCGACTGGCCACACCTACCGCAGCGACCCGCCATCAGTGCTGCCCCGCAGCCAACCCGGCCACCTCCGCCAATAG
- a CDS encoding PaaI family thioesterase — MSDEVESSVRERAVAALNAGDLETATILNRELVRLHDRMGITIVSITEGSAETTMELNAETAGSAPGTVHGGMLATFADVTAAMALTRSLNDTEHIQVTTDMHIRYFRQPKSGPLTARASVVHRGRLILSAECVICDAEGRDLARATATYMLVQLPS, encoded by the coding sequence ATGTCGGACGAAGTTGAGTCATCGGTTCGCGAGCGTGCCGTTGCAGCCCTAAACGCTGGCGATCTCGAGACCGCCACGATCCTGAACCGTGAACTGGTTCGCCTTCATGACCGCATGGGAATCACGATTGTTTCGATCACCGAGGGTTCAGCCGAGACGACCATGGAACTCAACGCGGAGACGGCAGGATCGGCTCCTGGAACGGTGCACGGCGGCATGCTTGCGACTTTCGCCGACGTGACCGCCGCTATGGCACTCACCCGATCGCTGAACGACACGGAGCACATCCAGGTCACCACCGATATGCACATCCGCTACTTCCGGCAACCGAAGAGCGGCCCACTAACTGCGCGCGCCAGCGTTGTCCATCGCGGGCGTCTGATCCTGAGTGCCGAATGCGTGATCTGCGACGCCGAGGGCCGAGATCTCGCTCGCGCAACAGCGACCTACATGCTCGTTCAGCTCCCATCCTGA
- a CDS encoding MFS transporter — protein MTEASPQQRGALLVWFVGLLIYLLAVFHRSSLAVAGLAATERFDITAAQLSTFTMLQLLVYTAMQIPVGLILDRFGSRRVMLTGLVTLTAAQTLFAVADTYAIALIARVIVGIGDAMIFVCLLRLVNTWFVPRRIPFFTQMTGVLGQLGAIIAAVPMTLALRELGWTKAYLLAAAIGIVLLIALLIFIRDSPVERSASGPAMSLTTIRRSLAESWEHPGTRLGLWTHFTTQFSATTLGLLWGYPFFVRGENLSSGQAGALLTILVVAVMAAGPALAWFITRHPWHRSTLVLAIVSAIVVMWTIVLAWRGDAPFWLLVLLMVAVGVGGPASMIGFDFGRSFNPEHRMGAAIGIINQGGFFASLVLVIAIGIILDWRTPGSSTAYTPEAFRWAMSFQYVLWGIGLVQIWRYRVQVRATIMRDEPEAYGRTRELG, from the coding sequence GTGACCGAGGCCAGCCCACAACAGCGAGGCGCGCTGCTGGTGTGGTTCGTCGGGCTGCTGATCTACCTGCTCGCGGTGTTCCACCGGTCGTCGCTGGCGGTTGCTGGTCTGGCTGCGACCGAGCGGTTCGACATCACGGCTGCGCAGCTGTCGACGTTCACGATGCTGCAGCTGCTGGTCTACACCGCGATGCAGATCCCGGTGGGGCTGATCCTCGATCGCTTCGGCTCACGCCGCGTCATGCTCACCGGGCTGGTGACGCTCACGGCGGCGCAGACGTTGTTCGCGGTCGCCGACACGTACGCGATCGCCCTCATCGCGCGAGTCATCGTCGGCATCGGCGACGCCATGATCTTTGTGTGTCTCCTCCGCTTGGTGAACACCTGGTTCGTGCCTCGTCGCATCCCGTTCTTCACGCAGATGACCGGCGTCCTCGGTCAGCTCGGCGCAATCATCGCGGCGGTGCCGATGACGTTGGCACTGCGCGAGCTCGGCTGGACCAAGGCGTATCTCCTTGCCGCGGCGATCGGCATCGTCCTTCTGATCGCACTCCTGATCTTCATTCGCGACTCGCCAGTTGAGCGATCCGCGAGCGGCCCGGCGATGTCGCTCACCACGATCCGACGCAGCCTGGCCGAGTCGTGGGAGCACCCCGGCACGCGCCTGGGCTTGTGGACGCATTTCACAACGCAGTTCAGCGCCACGACGCTCGGACTCCTGTGGGGCTATCCGTTCTTCGTACGCGGCGAGAATCTGTCCTCGGGGCAGGCCGGCGCGTTGCTGACGATCTTGGTGGTCGCGGTCATGGCGGCCGGCCCGGCGTTGGCGTGGTTCATCACCCGACACCCGTGGCACCGCTCAACACTGGTGCTCGCGATCGTCTCGGCGATTGTCGTGATGTGGACCATCGTGCTGGCGTGGCGAGGGGATGCGCCGTTCTGGTTGCTGGTCCTCCTGATGGTCGCGGTGGGCGTCGGTGGCCCTGCCTCGATGATCGGCTTCGACTTCGGGCGGTCGTTCAATCCCGAGCATCGCATGGGAGCAGCCATCGGCATCATCAACCAGGGCGGATTCTTCGCCAGCCTCGTGCTGGTCATTGCGATCGGCATCATCCTCGACTGGCGAACGCCCGGCAGCAGCACGGCGTACACACCCGAGGCATTCCGCTGGGCGATGTCGTTCCAGTACGTGCTCTGGGGGATCGGGCTGGTCCAGATCTGGCGCTACCGAGTGCAGGTGCGTGCCACGATCATGCGTGATGAACCCGAGGCGTACGGGCGCACTCGCGAGCTCGGCTAG